A region of Pyxidicoccus parkwaysis DNA encodes the following proteins:
- a CDS encoding ABC transporter ATP-binding protein gives MAALALEGLFKSYGTTPVVRGLSLDVREGELVSLLGPSGCGKTTTLRMLAGLEHPDAGVIRIGGETVAGPGVRVPPERRGLGMVFQSYAVWPHRSVEENVAYPLTLRRTPKAEVASRVKEALHWVRLEALATRRPHELSGGQLQRVALARALVASPRVLLLDEPLSNLDAALREELRAEIAALRARLGTTMVFVTHDQGEALALSDRIAVMNQGVIEQVDTPEHLYREPSTPFVAGFVGGANVLTGHVRGGDFHTAQGDLHFPLPPGVPGPEGPCTLVVRPEDLELGGEGTLLPLSARLFLGHAAEYRFPVGGTLLRVVGPPRDARAGELLPVRIWKAKLFPSR, from the coding sequence ATGGCGGCGCTCGCGTTGGAAGGCCTGTTCAAGTCCTACGGCACCACGCCCGTGGTGCGAGGCCTCAGCCTGGACGTGCGCGAGGGAGAATTGGTCTCCCTGCTGGGCCCGTCCGGCTGCGGCAAGACGACGACGCTGCGGATGCTCGCGGGGCTGGAGCATCCGGACGCGGGCGTCATCCGCATCGGCGGCGAGACGGTGGCCGGGCCCGGCGTGCGCGTCCCTCCCGAGCGACGCGGCCTCGGAATGGTCTTCCAGAGCTACGCCGTCTGGCCCCACCGCTCCGTGGAAGAGAACGTCGCGTACCCGCTGACGCTACGCCGCACTCCAAAGGCGGAAGTCGCATCGCGCGTGAAGGAGGCCCTGCACTGGGTGCGCCTGGAAGCACTCGCGACACGGCGTCCACACGAGCTCTCCGGTGGACAGCTCCAGCGCGTTGCCCTCGCGAGGGCCCTGGTCGCCAGCCCGCGCGTGCTGCTCCTCGACGAGCCCCTGTCCAACCTGGACGCGGCCCTGCGTGAGGAACTGCGCGCTGAAATCGCCGCGCTGCGCGCGAGGCTCGGCACCACCATGGTCTTCGTGACGCACGACCAGGGCGAGGCGCTGGCACTCTCCGACCGCATCGCGGTGATGAACCAGGGCGTCATCGAGCAGGTGGACACGCCCGAGCACCTCTACCGCGAGCCCTCGACGCCCTTCGTGGCCGGCTTCGTCGGCGGGGCCAACGTCCTCACGGGCCACGTGCGCGGCGGCGACTTCCACACCGCGCAGGGGGACCTTCACTTCCCACTGCCCCCGGGAGTCCCGGGCCCGGAAGGCCCCTGCACGCTGGTGGTCCGCCCCGAGGACTTGGAGCTGGGCGGCGAGGGCACGCTGCTGCCGCTGTCCGCGCGCCTGTTCCTCGGGCACGCGGCGGAGTACCGCTTCCCGGTGGGCGGCACGCTGCTGCGCGTGGTGGGTCCCCCGCGCGACGCACGCGCGGGGGAGTTGCTGCCCGTGCGCATCTGGAAGGCGAAGCTGTTCCCCTCCCGATGA
- a CDS encoding GNAT family N-acetyltransferase: protein MASSPQTCLVTRREELQQILHLQAANLRDHVSSEQAKREGFVTVAHTLDVLEQMHALAPSVIAKDGDTLAGYALVMPVEARAFVPILEPMFQLFETLSWRGRSLGDYRYYVMGQICVAEAYRGQGVFDALYRQHRESYGTRFDCTVTEVATRNTRSMRAHTRAGFEVLKTYRDDTDEWAVIALPLHG, encoded by the coding sequence ATGGCCTCATCTCCCCAGACCTGTCTCGTCACGCGGCGCGAGGAATTGCAGCAGATTCTCCACCTCCAGGCCGCCAACCTGCGCGACCACGTGTCCTCCGAACAGGCGAAGCGCGAGGGCTTCGTGACGGTGGCGCACACGCTGGACGTGCTGGAGCAGATGCACGCGCTCGCGCCGAGCGTCATCGCCAAGGACGGCGACACGCTCGCGGGCTATGCGCTGGTGATGCCGGTGGAGGCGCGCGCCTTCGTGCCCATTCTCGAGCCCATGTTCCAGCTCTTCGAGACGCTGAGCTGGCGCGGGCGCTCGCTGGGCGACTACCGCTACTACGTCATGGGCCAGATTTGCGTGGCCGAGGCCTACCGCGGCCAGGGCGTGTTCGACGCGCTGTACCGCCAGCACCGTGAGAGCTACGGGACGCGCTTTGACTGCACCGTGACGGAGGTGGCCACGCGCAACACGCGCTCCATGCGGGCCCACACCCGCGCCGGCTTCGAGGTGCTGAAGACGTACCGGGACGACACGGACGAGTGGGCCGTCATCGCCCTGCCCCTGCACGGGTAG
- a CDS encoding nuclear transport factor 2 family protein, with the protein MSTSNLDTTLRYLKALEDMTTGEALAAFFHPDVVQREYPNALTTKGQTRDLKKLLADSERAKGLLSSQRYAVRSTFAQGDTVAVEVDWTGTLAIPVRTLPAGAQMRAACGMFLTFKDGRILTQNNYDCFEPF; encoded by the coding sequence ATGTCCACGTCGAACCTCGACACCACGCTGCGCTACCTGAAGGCCCTGGAGGACATGACCACGGGCGAGGCGCTGGCGGCCTTCTTCCACCCGGACGTGGTCCAGCGCGAGTACCCCAACGCGCTCACCACCAAGGGCCAGACGCGGGACTTGAAGAAGCTGCTCGCGGACTCGGAGCGAGCGAAGGGGCTCTTGTCCTCGCAGCGCTACGCCGTGCGCAGCACCTTCGCGCAGGGCGACACCGTGGCGGTGGAGGTGGACTGGACGGGCACGCTCGCCATCCCCGTGCGCACCCTGCCCGCCGGAGCGCAGATGCGCGCCGCGTGCGGCATGTTCCTCACCTTCAAGGACGGCCGCATCCTCACGCAGAACAACTACGACTGCTTCGAGCCGTTCTGA
- a CDS encoding DUF2911 domain-containing protein, with protein sequence MTHRTLSIPTLAALVFLAASPALAQKTIAPEKAPVSPLQMAAKKLDDNTYVKVTYSSPRIQDPKTGEKRVIFGKLVPFGEVWRLGANAATELTTTADLDVAGKKLPAGTYAVFAIPQADKWTLIFNKDLGEWGAYKYNKDRDVLRVDVPAKKIADTYEAFTIAFDDKGTALNLSWENTQVSVPVKPAKKA encoded by the coding sequence ATGACGCACCGCACGCTGAGCATCCCGACCCTGGCCGCGCTCGTCTTCCTCGCCGCCTCGCCCGCGCTGGCGCAGAAGACCATTGCCCCCGAGAAGGCCCCCGTCAGCCCGCTGCAGATGGCGGCGAAGAAGCTGGACGACAACACCTACGTGAAGGTGACGTACAGCTCGCCCCGCATCCAGGACCCGAAGACGGGTGAGAAGCGCGTCATCTTCGGCAAGCTCGTTCCCTTCGGCGAGGTATGGCGCCTGGGCGCGAACGCCGCCACCGAGCTGACCACCACGGCGGACCTCGACGTTGCCGGCAAGAAGCTCCCGGCCGGCACCTACGCCGTCTTCGCCATTCCGCAGGCGGACAAGTGGACGCTCATCTTCAACAAGGACCTCGGCGAGTGGGGCGCCTACAAGTACAACAAGGACCGTGACGTCCTGCGCGTGGACGTGCCGGCGAAGAAGATTGCCGACACCTACGAGGCCTTCACGATTGCCTTCGACGACAAGGGCACCGCGCTGAACCTCTCCTGGGAGAATACGCAGGTCTCCGTCCCCGTGAAGCCGGCGAAGAAGGCCTGA
- a CDS encoding MarR family winged helix-turn-helix transcriptional regulator yields the protein MPRRKDASAVELESLDLGYLALFVGQRVNERVLEDIHAAGFTGLRHAHGYVFQHLLSGPRSISELATLLEVTQQAASKTVAELEGLGYVEKTESEDARVRRVALSARGRAAVEKVRAVREALQKRFERQHGARAVEEARRLLADVLTSLDGAEAVRTRKVRAPR from the coding sequence ATGCCACGAAGGAAGGATGCCTCGGCGGTGGAGCTGGAGTCGTTGGACCTGGGGTACCTCGCCCTGTTCGTGGGGCAGCGGGTGAACGAGCGTGTGCTGGAGGACATCCACGCTGCGGGCTTCACGGGCCTGCGGCATGCGCACGGGTATGTGTTCCAGCACCTGTTGAGCGGGCCGCGCTCCATCAGTGAATTGGCGACACTGCTGGAGGTGACGCAGCAGGCGGCCTCGAAGACGGTGGCTGAGTTGGAGGGGCTGGGCTACGTGGAGAAGACGGAGTCCGAGGACGCGCGGGTGCGGCGGGTGGCGTTGTCCGCGCGCGGGCGGGCCGCGGTGGAGAAGGTGCGCGCGGTGCGCGAGGCGCTCCAGAAGCGCTTCGAGCGTCAGCACGGAGCTCGCGCGGTGGAGGAAGCCCGGCGGTTGCTGGCGGATGTGCTGACGTCCCTGGACGGCGCGGAGGCCGTGCGGACGCGCAAGGTGCGGGCGCCGCGCTGA
- a CDS encoding acyltransferase family protein, whose translation MTSPQTSPRFDGLDTLRAVAILLVFAYHYMIFVSGEPTFGWVSTVGWTGVDLFFVLSGYLIGNQLLSGVTKGKTLSLRAFYIRRLLRTLPNYYVVLALYFLLPTVMGGKTPPPLWRFLTFTQNLWLQPGTAFSHAWSLCIEEQFYVLLPLGIVAALHFGKSLTKRAAWLALAGVIVGGVTLRCVLWFQYGLEEGGAVAGYYPNIYYSSFCRFDEFLPGVAIAMLKNFHPELWKRVTSRGQATLGVGVLATGVLFTLLARYYYIDGYGYGFAMTGFGYSLVACAFAVLVVAALSPSSLLYRVRVPGAASLAAWSYAIYLTHKPLAHILQERLKPWGLGGGATVAIIAAGCLLGGWLLYRFVETPFMRLRDRHHPTNFPTESRTRAEPSVPLAGEPSRP comes from the coding sequence GTGACTTCTCCGCAGACGTCTCCCCGGTTCGATGGGCTCGACACGCTTCGCGCGGTCGCCATCCTGCTGGTCTTCGCCTACCACTACATGATCTTCGTCAGCGGCGAGCCCACCTTCGGCTGGGTCAGCACCGTGGGCTGGACGGGCGTGGACCTGTTCTTCGTGCTGAGCGGCTACCTCATCGGCAACCAGCTCCTCTCCGGTGTCACGAAGGGGAAGACGTTATCGCTGCGGGCCTTCTACATCCGCAGGCTGCTGCGGACGCTGCCCAACTACTACGTGGTGCTGGCGCTGTACTTCCTGCTGCCCACGGTCATGGGCGGCAAGACACCGCCGCCGCTGTGGCGCTTCCTCACCTTCACGCAGAACCTCTGGCTGCAGCCGGGCACCGCGTTCTCCCACGCGTGGTCGCTGTGCATCGAGGAGCAGTTCTACGTGCTCCTCCCGCTGGGCATCGTCGCCGCGCTGCACTTCGGCAAGTCGCTGACGAAGCGGGCCGCGTGGCTCGCGCTGGCGGGAGTGATTGTCGGCGGTGTCACGCTGCGCTGCGTGCTGTGGTTCCAGTACGGACTCGAAGAGGGCGGCGCCGTCGCGGGCTACTACCCGAACATCTACTACTCCTCCTTCTGCCGCTTCGATGAGTTCCTGCCCGGCGTGGCCATCGCCATGCTGAAGAACTTCCATCCGGAGCTCTGGAAGCGCGTTACCAGTCGGGGCCAGGCCACGCTAGGCGTGGGCGTGCTCGCGACGGGAGTCCTCTTCACGCTGCTCGCGCGGTACTACTACATCGACGGGTATGGCTATGGCTTCGCGATGACGGGCTTCGGCTACTCGCTGGTGGCCTGCGCGTTCGCCGTGCTGGTGGTGGCCGCGCTGAGCCCGAGCTCGCTGCTGTACCGCGTGCGCGTGCCGGGGGCCGCTTCGCTCGCGGCGTGGTCCTACGCCATCTACCTGACGCACAAGCCGCTCGCGCACATCCTGCAGGAGCGGTTGAAGCCCTGGGGGCTGGGCGGTGGCGCCACGGTGGCCATCATCGCCGCCGGCTGTCTGCTCGGTGGCTGGCTGCTGTACCGCTTCGTCGAGACGCCCTTCATGCGACTGCGAGACAGGCACCACCCGACGAACTTCCCCACCGAGAGCCGCACGCGGGCCGAGCCATCTGTTCCGCTGGCCGGTGAGCCCTCACGCCCCTGA
- a CDS encoding ABC transporter substrate-binding protein, which translates to MPFPALVRSAGLVAVLALLAACRIESAAPASGPVAAREGAPSGDVWVYTSMYRHVLDALDPLLKEKLPGVQVHWYQAGSEKVASRLEAERAAGAVRADLLATSDPFLYERLAREGAFARYASPNVLRVPRSLVDLDARYAAVRLSTMVLVHRQGTTPAPSSFEELANGRWKGRVAIGDPLTSGTAFTWAVFCQARYGDAFFTGLREHGAIVAGGNAAVLQKVESGEADAGVLLLENVLAAKARGSPIQVVWPTDGAVVIPGPVGLFSTTPNPVAAKAVLDVLLSPEGQRLIVEKGDMHAVDPRLGGPRGEPGVDALLERAQPWTPALVEQGLTRGGDIKESFTRAFSR; encoded by the coding sequence ATGCCCTTCCCTGCCCTGGTCCGGAGCGCTGGCCTCGTCGCCGTGCTCGCCCTGCTCGCCGCGTGCCGCATCGAGTCCGCCGCGCCCGCATCCGGCCCCGTGGCCGCGCGTGAGGGGGCACCTTCCGGAGACGTGTGGGTCTACACGTCCATGTACCGGCACGTGCTGGACGCGCTGGACCCGCTGCTGAAGGAGAAGCTCCCCGGCGTGCAGGTCCACTGGTACCAGGCCGGCAGCGAGAAGGTGGCCAGCCGGCTCGAAGCCGAGCGCGCCGCCGGGGCCGTGCGCGCGGACCTGCTCGCCACGTCGGACCCGTTCCTCTACGAGCGGCTCGCGCGCGAGGGTGCCTTCGCGCGCTACGCCTCCCCCAACGTGCTGCGGGTGCCGCGCTCGCTGGTCGACCTGGATGCGCGCTACGCCGCCGTCCGCCTGTCCACCATGGTGCTGGTACACCGCCAGGGCACCACGCCAGCGCCCTCGTCCTTCGAGGAGCTGGCGAACGGACGCTGGAAGGGGCGCGTGGCCATCGGTGACCCGCTGACGTCGGGCACCGCCTTCACGTGGGCGGTGTTCTGCCAGGCGCGCTACGGCGATGCGTTCTTCACCGGCCTGCGCGAGCACGGCGCCATCGTCGCGGGAGGCAACGCGGCGGTGCTCCAGAAGGTGGAGAGCGGCGAGGCGGACGCGGGCGTATTGCTGCTGGAGAACGTGCTGGCGGCGAAGGCTCGCGGCAGTCCGATTCAAGTGGTGTGGCCCACGGATGGCGCCGTCGTCATCCCCGGCCCGGTGGGCCTGTTCTCGACGACGCCGAATCCCGTGGCGGCGAAGGCCGTGCTGGACGTGCTCCTCTCCCCCGAGGGCCAGCGCCTCATCGTCGAGAAGGGCGACATGCACGCGGTGGACCCGAGGCTCGGAGGGCCGCGCGGTGAGCCCGGCGTGGACGCGCTGCTGGAGCGCGCGCAGCCGTGGACTCCAGCGCTCGTGGAACAAGGCCTCACGCGCGGCGGAGACATCAAGGAGTCCTTCACGCGGGCGTTCTCCCGATGA
- a CDS encoding glycoside hydrolase family 15 protein: MALPLEDYALIGDTQSAALVGKDGSIDWLCWPRFDSDACFAALLGDASHGRWLLAPAGGVTKVTRRYRPGSLVLETDYETEDGVVRVVDCMPPRSREPDLVRVVQGLKGSVPMRMELLTHFGYGDRSPWVRLHEDHASARAGPDSVALRTPVKVQRRSGSFTADFPVDPGARIPFVLSWHPSHEPPPPALEALAAVEDTEAWWKEWSSRLVATGPWHEPLQRSLITLKALTYSPTGGIVAAPTTSLPLASGGRPGDARICWLRDATSTLQALLDGGYLDEARAWRDWLVRAVAGEPDELQSSYGVAGERRFPEQELPWLPGYEGSRPVRIGHAPHRGLSNEDVGEVMGSFHESARRGLPPSSDAWALQRAMLEHLEGRWLQPSATGPALTYSKVMAWVAVDRTLETAARFGLDAPMERWKKLRADVHAEVCREGFDSRRGAFARELGGRGLDARLLRLARLGFLPADDARVRGTVEAVARELGEGDFVRQDDSKGAGVSLVCSFWLADSLHLMGRRDEARVLFERLLNVRNDVGLLPEEYDPRQRRMAGNFPHTSSHVALVQAAMGLSRATALTE; the protein is encoded by the coding sequence ATGGCCCTTCCCCTGGAAGACTACGCCCTCATCGGTGACACCCAGAGCGCCGCGCTCGTCGGCAAGGACGGCTCCATCGACTGGCTGTGCTGGCCGCGCTTCGACTCGGACGCCTGCTTCGCCGCGCTGCTGGGAGACGCTTCACATGGACGGTGGCTGCTCGCTCCGGCGGGCGGCGTGACGAAGGTGACGCGTCGCTACCGCCCCGGCTCGCTGGTGTTGGAGACGGACTACGAGACGGAAGACGGCGTGGTGCGCGTGGTGGACTGCATGCCTCCGCGCAGCAGGGAGCCGGACCTCGTGCGCGTGGTGCAGGGCCTCAAGGGCTCCGTCCCCATGCGCATGGAGTTGCTCACCCACTTCGGCTACGGCGACCGGTCGCCGTGGGTGCGCCTCCATGAAGACCATGCCTCCGCTCGCGCGGGACCGGACTCGGTGGCCCTGCGCACGCCCGTGAAGGTGCAGCGGCGCAGCGGCTCCTTCACCGCGGACTTTCCCGTGGACCCGGGCGCGCGCATTCCCTTCGTCCTCTCCTGGCATCCCTCGCACGAGCCTCCGCCTCCCGCTCTGGAGGCGCTGGCCGCCGTGGAGGACACCGAGGCGTGGTGGAAGGAGTGGTCCTCGCGCCTCGTGGCCACCGGACCGTGGCACGAGCCGCTCCAGCGCTCGCTCATCACCCTCAAGGCGCTGACGTACTCGCCGACGGGCGGCATCGTCGCGGCGCCCACCACGTCGCTGCCGCTGGCCTCCGGAGGCCGTCCCGGCGACGCGCGCATCTGCTGGCTCCGCGACGCGACGAGCACCCTCCAGGCCCTGCTCGACGGCGGCTACCTGGACGAGGCCCGCGCGTGGCGCGACTGGCTGGTGCGCGCGGTGGCCGGCGAGCCCGATGAGCTCCAGTCTTCCTACGGCGTTGCGGGAGAGCGCCGCTTCCCCGAGCAGGAGCTCCCGTGGCTTCCTGGCTACGAGGGCTCGCGGCCGGTGCGCATCGGCCATGCGCCTCACCGGGGCCTGAGCAACGAGGACGTCGGCGAGGTCATGGGCAGCTTCCACGAATCCGCGCGCCGGGGACTGCCTCCCAGCAGCGACGCATGGGCCCTTCAGCGGGCCATGCTGGAGCACCTGGAGGGACGCTGGCTCCAGCCTTCCGCGACGGGGCCGGCACTCACGTACTCGAAGGTGATGGCGTGGGTGGCGGTGGACCGGACGCTGGAGACCGCCGCGCGCTTCGGCCTGGACGCTCCGATGGAGCGCTGGAAGAAGCTGCGCGCGGACGTGCATGCGGAGGTGTGCCGCGAGGGCTTCGACTCGCGACGGGGCGCCTTCGCCCGGGAGCTCGGTGGACGCGGGCTGGATGCGCGGCTGCTGCGCCTGGCTCGGCTGGGCTTCCTGCCGGCGGACGACGCGCGCGTGCGCGGCACCGTGGAGGCGGTGGCGCGTGAGCTGGGCGAGGGGGACTTCGTGCGCCAGGACGACTCGAAGGGGGCGGGAGTGTCGTTGGTGTGCAGCTTCTGGCTCGCGGACAGCCTGCACCTCATGGGCCGGCGCGACGAGGCCCGCGTCCTCTTCGAGCGGCTCCTCAACGTGCGCAACGACGTGGGTCTCCTGCCCGAGGAGTATGACCCTCGCCAGCGCCGCATGGCCGGCAACTTCCCGCACACCTCCAGCCACGTGGCCCTGGTCCAGGCCGCGATGGGACTGTCACGCGCCACGGCGTTGACGGAGTAG
- a CDS encoding ABC transporter permease, translating into MSVRALSGRWLGLGAWLVPILFFAVGPVVVLLLRGAGVHGDAGLTWLASEGGALGNTLKVSTGAALLALVLGAPLSLLLFRTDLPLRGAFTVLFTLPSAIPAFIWGMGWLALASPRAGYLNRLLGEGTFDIYGATGIAFVEGLSGLPLVLLAGAAALRRVDPALEEAARVCGASPVRALLTTTLPLALPSLLSGAVMVFLMAASSFGVPYLLGVSASPPTRVLTTRIYELVLLGGDAGLARASVLATGLLLLVPLALLATWALGRSGRVRLSAGKGMSSRPFPLGRARGAATLAVGLVCAVWVLLPLAAILLTSLQRSFGADLAWRELTLAHWSGVLLEPRTLRATGRSLLLAAGAGVLVCVLGLAAAVLQRSFRRAGAGVEALAVWPYAVPGTVIALALLLAFSRDLRFILLDRVAFVLALAHTPWLLLIAYAAKYLALGARNSTEALAQIDPSLAEAARVSGASPLRAFLDAPLPLLRPALVVAFVLAFLACATEITMSVLLVPAGSEVLGTLLFELQSYADPAAAAVLACAFVALVVVGQALLARVGRRAAEVR; encoded by the coding sequence ATGAGCGTGCGTGCACTGTCAGGGCGGTGGCTCGGGCTGGGCGCGTGGTTGGTGCCCATCCTGTTCTTCGCGGTGGGGCCCGTCGTGGTGCTGCTCCTGCGCGGCGCGGGCGTGCACGGAGACGCGGGCCTGACGTGGCTGGCCTCGGAAGGGGGAGCGCTGGGGAACACGCTGAAGGTGTCCACGGGGGCCGCGCTGCTGGCGCTGGTGCTCGGCGCGCCGTTGTCGCTGCTGCTGTTCCGTACGGACCTGCCGCTGCGCGGGGCCTTCACCGTGCTGTTCACCCTGCCCTCCGCCATTCCCGCGTTCATCTGGGGCATGGGGTGGCTGGCGCTCGCGAGCCCTCGGGCGGGGTATCTCAACCGGCTGCTCGGTGAGGGCACGTTCGACATCTACGGCGCGACGGGCATCGCCTTCGTCGAGGGACTGTCGGGCCTGCCGCTGGTGCTGCTCGCGGGAGCCGCCGCGCTCCGGCGGGTGGACCCGGCGCTGGAGGAGGCGGCGCGCGTGTGCGGGGCTTCACCCGTGCGGGCGCTGCTGACGACGACGCTTCCACTGGCCCTGCCGTCGCTGCTGTCCGGCGCGGTGATGGTGTTCCTCATGGCGGCGTCGTCCTTCGGCGTGCCGTACCTCCTGGGCGTGTCGGCGTCTCCGCCCACGCGCGTGCTCACCACGCGCATCTACGAGCTGGTGCTGCTGGGTGGAGATGCGGGACTGGCGCGTGCCTCCGTGCTGGCCACGGGGCTGCTGCTGCTCGTGCCCTTGGCGCTGTTGGCGACGTGGGCATTGGGGCGCTCGGGACGTGTGCGATTGAGCGCGGGCAAGGGCATGTCCTCGCGGCCCTTCCCGCTGGGCCGTGCTCGCGGCGCGGCCACGCTGGCGGTGGGGCTGGTCTGCGCGGTGTGGGTGCTGCTGCCGCTGGCGGCCATCCTGCTCACGTCCTTGCAGCGCAGCTTCGGCGCGGACCTGGCGTGGCGCGAGTTGACGCTGGCGCACTGGTCCGGAGTGCTGCTGGAGCCGCGCACGCTGCGGGCCACGGGACGCAGCCTGTTGCTGGCGGCGGGAGCGGGCGTGCTGGTGTGCGTGCTGGGGCTCGCGGCGGCGGTGCTCCAGCGGAGCTTCCGCCGCGCGGGGGCGGGAGTGGAGGCGCTCGCGGTGTGGCCGTACGCGGTGCCGGGTACGGTCATCGCACTGGCGCTGCTCCTCGCGTTCTCGCGGGATTTGCGCTTCATCCTGCTGGACCGCGTCGCCTTCGTGCTCGCGCTGGCGCACACTCCGTGGCTGCTGCTCATCGCGTACGCGGCGAAGTACCTGGCGCTCGGCGCGAGGAACAGCACGGAGGCGCTGGCGCAAATCGACCCATCACTGGCGGAGGCGGCGCGAGTGAGTGGCGCGAGCCCGTTGCGCGCGTTCCTCGATGCACCGTTGCCGCTGCTGAGACCCGCGCTCGTGGTGGCCTTCGTGCTCGCGTTCCTCGCCTGCGCGACGGAAATCACCATGTCCGTGCTGCTGGTGCCGGCGGGCTCGGAGGTGCTGGGCACACTGCTGTTCGAGCTCCAGAGCTACGCGGACCCGGCGGCCGCGGCGGTGCTGGCCTGTGCCTTCGTCGCGCTCGTGGTGGTGGGACAGGCGTTGCTCGCGCGGGTCGGCCGCCGCGCGGCGGAGGTGCGGTGA